CGGATGCCGTCGGCAAATCCGATTAGGAGGTTCTTCCCATACTCGACAAACTTCGGCCCCAGCAGTTGCAGTGGGGCGGTGAGGGTCTGGCTCAGGCCCTGCATGACCCTGGCCGCACCCGCGCGAATCCGGTCGAAGTCTCCCGTGAAGAGGCCCACCGCGATGTCGATGAAGCCGCTGATGATGTTGGTGATGCCCGCGAGGCCCTGGGTGAACACGGCAGCGATGCGGGTCAGGCCGATCGTCACAATGCCCACGATGAAGCCCAGGACCCAAGCGAACAGCCCCCCTAGCCAGCGCAGCCCCCCACCTGCCCGCTGCAGGCCCGCCTCGAGCACTGCCCCGATGGGCCCGATCGAGGTCAGGACGTTGGCCCAGGCCTGGTGCAGCTGCCCGAAGGTGCTGACCAGTGGGGCCAGCGCGGAGGCCACCTGCCTGCGGAAACCGTCCACGTGGTTCCAGGCCCACACAAAGGCAGTGCCCAGGCCCACCACGGCGGCGATCATCAGGCCGATTGGGTTGGTAAGCAGGGCCGCGGCCAGCCCGCGCGCCGCGCCCGTGAGGGCGATGATGCCCAGGCGCAGGGCCGGGATAGGGCCCCCCAGGCTCTGGAGCTGGAAGCGCAACAGGGCCAAGCCCAACGAGAGCAGGCGCCCGGTGCGCTGGACGTCGAGCATGGTCTGGCGGAGGAAGGCCATGCCGATCCGCGCCTGGGCCGAGGCGTAGCCGATCCCCGCGAGCGCGGCGACCGCCAGTCCGCCGCCGAGGGCGAGCGCCGACAGGCCGATCACCACCCCGACGAGGACGTTGCGCAGCAGGGGGAAGCGCTCGAGCAAATCCGTGACCCAGTTCAACATTCCCGCTCCCGCCTCGAGCACCCGCTGGACCGGCGGCAGCAAGGTGTTCCCGACGGTGACGCCCAGGCTCTTCAGCGCGTTCACGAACAGCTGGAGCTTCGACTCGGTGGTCGCGACCCGGCTGGCGAACTCCCGGGCGACGCTCCCGGCATACCCCTGGCGGTTCGCCATCTGCCCCAGGTTCTTCTCGATGTCGGGCAGGACGTTCACCAGCGCGGCGATGTCGTCGCTGTACTCCGCCCCGAAGAGCAGTCCCAGCGTGGTGGGCATGTCCTTGGCGCCCCGGACAGCGCGCATGAACCGCAAGAGTGCTCCGGTAGCGTCCTGCTGCATGGCCGTCTGGATCTCGGCGGCGCTCAGGCCGATGGTCGCCAGCCCCCGCTGGAAGTCCTTGCTCTGGATCGACGCCGAGCCAAGGCGGTTGATCAGGGTGGAAAGCCCCGTGGAGACGACCTCGGGGGAGCGGCCGGTGGATAATATCGCCGAGGAGAACGCGGCGACGTCTTGCCCGGCCATGCGGAACTGGTTCCCCACCGGTCCCACCCGGCGCAGGGTCTCGAGGATGTCCGGGGCCTTGGCCGCCGTCGTGTTGGAGAGGTGGTTGACCGCATCCGCCAAGCCCATGACGTCGGGCTGGGTCAGCTTGAAGATGTTACGGAGCTGGGCCAGGGTGTCCCCCGCCTCGCCCGCGCCGATGTCGAAAGCCACCGCCGTCTTAGCCACGTCGCGCACGAAGCCGCTCAGCTCGGCCAGGGGAATGCCGGCCTGACCCCCGGCGGCGGCGATCTGGGTGAGCTGGTCGATCGAGAGCGGAATCTCGCGCGAGAGGCGGCGGAGGTCGTCGAGCAGCGCCTTGGGGCCATACTGGGGCGTAAAATCAACCACTTTGCGCACGTCGGCGAAGGCGGATTCCAGCCTCATCGCCTCGCTGGTGGCGCCCGCCAACGGCGCCGCCAGCAACGCCCCCACGGCGGCGATGCCCGCACCGGCCTGCATGCGCTGCATGGCCTCGTCAGCCAGCGCCACGTGGTGCTGCAGCGCCTGGATCCGCCCCAGCGTCCGGGTGATCGGCCCGCTGAGCCGGTCGGCCAGGTCCACCAGGACTTGCAGCCGGTAGAGGCCGTTCACGCGATTCTTGCCCTCCCAAGGCTTCCAAAGTCCTCCGGCAGCCGGACCACTGTGGTGATGCGGTCCCACGCCTGCAGGGGAGTAACCGCCAGGGCCCCTCCACCCTGTCCGTATTTGCGCTGGCGGCTCTTGGAGGCGGTGTTTTCCACCACATACAGCCGGCCATCGCGCTCGACCACCACCCCCACATGGCCATAGGGAGCGGAAGCGTCGCTAAAGACGATGTCGCCAGGCTTCAGGGGATTCTTGCGGTCGATAACAACGCTATAGCCCAGCTTCCTGCAGGCCATCTCGGCATCCACGGCCCAGCGGCGACGGTACTCCTGCGCTGTCATGCCCTTGGCTAGGAGGGCGTAGAGTTGATATGCGGGCAGATCCAGTGCCTCTTCGATTACATCCCGCACGAAGGCCAGGCAGAAGAAGGGTCGTCGCTCGGTATCGGGCTCGCCGAGCGCGGCCAGGGCCTTGTTGGCGATCTTCTCTCCGACAGTCACACGAGCCTCCAGCAAAGAAAAACAGCCCCCGAAGGGGCCGCTAGGGTATCCACAGTGTACCTTAATCGGCTGGGCTCTGGTCTATGGAGGCTAGCAGCTTCTCCACCCACTCTCGCTTGGCCATGACGATGAGGGGCTCGAGCTGATCCAGGTCATACTGGGCCGCGACCAGGGAACTATGCCATA
The Meiothermus sp. Pnk-1 genome window above contains:
- a CDS encoding CHAP domain-containing protein — encoded protein: MTVGEKIANKALAALGEPDTERRPFFCLAFVRDVIEEALDLPAYQLYALLAKGMTAQEYRRRWAVDAEMACRKLGYSVVIDRKNPLKPGDIVFSDASAPYGHVGVVVERDGRLYVVENTASKSRQRKYGQGGGALAVTPLQAWDRITTVVRLPEDFGSLGRARIA
- a CDS encoding phage tail tape measure protein, with translation MNGLYRLQVLVDLADRLSGPITRTLGRIQALQHHVALADEAMQRMQAGAGIAAVGALLAAPLAGATSEAMRLESAFADVRKVVDFTPQYGPKALLDDLRRLSREIPLSIDQLTQIAAAGGQAGIPLAELSGFVRDVAKTAVAFDIGAGEAGDTLAQLRNIFKLTQPDVMGLADAVNHLSNTTAAKAPDILETLRRVGPVGNQFRMAGQDVAAFSSAILSTGRSPEVVSTGLSTLINRLGSASIQSKDFQRGLATIGLSAAEIQTAMQQDATGALLRFMRAVRGAKDMPTTLGLLFGAEYSDDIAALVNVLPDIEKNLGQMANRQGYAGSVAREFASRVATTESKLQLFVNALKSLGVTVGNTLLPPVQRVLEAGAGMLNWVTDLLERFPLLRNVLVGVVIGLSALALGGGLAVAALAGIGYASAQARIGMAFLRQTMLDVQRTGRLLSLGLALLRFQLQSLGGPIPALRLGIIALTGAARGLAAALLTNPIGLMIAAVVGLGTAFVWAWNHVDGFRRQVASALAPLVSTFGQLHQAWANVLTSIGPIGAVLEAGLQRAGGGLRWLGGLFAWVLGFIVGIVTIGLTRIAAVFTQGLAGITNIISGFIDIAVGLFTGDFDRIRAGAARVMQGLSQTLTAPLQLLGPKFVEYGKNLLIGFADGIRSGVKGAVEAVSGIASNVIDRFKRLLGIRSPSRVFASLGLMLPVGMAQGISAGLPEVSAAVANLATIPTLQMPLALEAREGLGLLPVAVRSNRRSTYHITNQFYLSVPKGAEAREFAERVAELSAERVLLAIEELAIEEGLNG